A region of uncultured Draconibacterium sp. DNA encodes the following proteins:
- a CDS encoding ABC transporter ATP-binding protein yields the protein MSTGKSNIIKNVDWKLFRKFAGYFKPHKKWFFLSLASIPITTGAGILFLWLIEDIIDNYIVPGNVDGLIRQTIFLAIALLLNILFDGVYSYSFSKAGGLAVVDLRRRLFGKSLRFPLSYFDKKPIGVTLSRLTSDMESVSDSFAAGVLGLLADSIKTLALVGYLFYINWRLTLVLLLVVPVIILVINFLRKKIRKAYNTSRTSLAKSAAYLQEALTGMKTVQLFAAEDKVLNKYDNLNKEFCDAQNKSNVYDSFLYSIVEGITSVATALVIWYGAIQIWDYGYTLGILIVFVTTLERLFVPVKQFAQQISTIQRAMSALEHISEMFDQQVEDPKAESSQTVPEAIALQEIEFKNVSFRYSEDTPDVLKDVSFKLQKGDRLALVGTTGSGKSTIIRLLAKTYTGYRGSIKINGTELSDIPIGQVRETISIMQQDIYMFNDTVEFNISLGRKYISHSDVEQSASFVYANYFIDQLPHGYNFVIQDNGDNLSKGQAQLISFARAIAGNSELIILDEATSAVDSITEQYIQKAIANIFSKKTVIAVAHRLSTIKNSNMILVLEDGQIIERGNHEQLLKFGGKYARLLHQFEEEEQQA from the coding sequence ATGAGCACAGGCAAAAGCAATATTATCAAAAATGTAGACTGGAAGTTGTTCCGAAAGTTTGCCGGCTATTTTAAACCGCACAAAAAGTGGTTTTTCCTGAGTCTCGCTTCCATTCCTATCACCACCGGGGCAGGTATTTTATTTCTTTGGTTGATTGAAGATATAATTGATAATTACATCGTGCCGGGCAATGTGGATGGCTTGATCAGGCAAACCATTTTTCTGGCCATAGCATTGCTTCTAAACATTCTGTTCGACGGAGTTTACAGTTACTCTTTTTCAAAAGCAGGAGGGTTGGCTGTTGTTGATTTACGCAGGCGTTTATTTGGAAAATCCTTACGTTTTCCGTTGAGTTATTTTGATAAAAAACCAATTGGTGTAACCTTATCGCGCCTTACCAGCGATATGGAATCGGTTTCGGATTCGTTTGCTGCCGGAGTGCTTGGTTTACTGGCCGACAGTATAAAAACGCTGGCCTTGGTGGGTTATCTTTTTTACATCAACTGGCGCCTTACGCTGGTGTTGTTACTGGTGGTTCCGGTAATTATTCTGGTGATAAACTTTCTGCGGAAAAAGATTAGAAAAGCATACAATACTTCACGAACCAGTTTGGCAAAATCGGCCGCTTATTTGCAGGAAGCTTTAACTGGAATGAAAACGGTTCAGCTTTTTGCTGCTGAAGATAAGGTGCTGAATAAATACGACAATCTGAACAAAGAATTTTGCGACGCACAAAATAAATCGAATGTTTACGATTCATTTCTTTATTCGATTGTGGAAGGGATCACTTCAGTAGCCACGGCATTGGTGATTTGGTATGGCGCTATTCAAATATGGGATTACGGTTATACGTTGGGGATTCTGATTGTGTTTGTAACTACTTTGGAGCGTCTTTTTGTTCCGGTAAAACAGTTTGCCCAGCAAATTTCAACTATTCAGCGGGCCATGTCGGCGCTTGAGCACATTAGCGAAATGTTCGATCAGCAAGTTGAAGATCCGAAAGCAGAATCATCACAAACGGTTCCCGAAGCAATAGCTTTGCAGGAAATCGAGTTTAAAAATGTAAGTTTTCGGTATTCGGAAGATACGCCGGATGTGCTGAAAGATGTATCGTTTAAGTTGCAAAAAGGCGATCGTCTGGCGTTAGTCGGAACAACAGGATCGGGGAAATCTACGATTATCCGGTTATTGGCGAAAACATACACCGGTTATCGCGGATCGATTAAAATTAATGGAACCGAGTTGTCGGATATACCCATCGGACAGGTTCGAGAAACGATCTCCATTATGCAACAGGATATTTACATGTTTAACGATACCGTTGAATTTAATATCTCGCTGGGGCGAAAATATATTTCCCATAGTGATGTGGAACAGTCGGCATCTTTTGTTTATGCCAATTATTTTATCGATCAGTTGCCCCACGGCTACAACTTTGTTATTCAGGATAATGGCGATAATCTTTCGAAAGGACAGGCACAGTTAATTTCTTTTGCAAGAGCCATTGCCGGAAACAGCGAGTTGATAATCCTGGACGAAGCAACCAGTGCTGTTGATTCAATTACCGAGCAGTACATACAAAAAGCGATTGCCAATATTTTTTCTAAAAAAACGGTAATTGCAGTGGCGCATAGGTTAAGCACTATTAAAAATTCAAATATGATTTTAGTGTTGGAAGACGGGCAGATTATCGAACGTGGTAATCACGAACAGCTCCTGAAATTCGGCGGAAAATATGCACGGCTTTTACATCAGTTTGAGGAGGAAGAGCAACAAGCTTAA
- a CDS encoding VTT domain-containing protein: protein MIRYLRYNFSPRRLSILNRYYRITQFYPFLKSTAYKAATIATVFVLLLVSLEIFLLDFNLILNNLVDTYSPKIIYSVFLLSETFLGLVPPEMFIAWASKLEIPWGALFILATLSYVGGIISYFLGTRLFLIPSVKNHIENKIQKHIVNLRKWGGIFVFLGAVSPVPHSVVSLASGLIGYNFKSYLLWSLFRYMRFIIYALVIFGIF, encoded by the coding sequence ATGATTAGGTATTTACGATATAACTTCTCCCCCAGGCGCCTTTCGATATTGAACAGATATTACCGCATTACGCAGTTTTATCCGTTTCTGAAAAGCACAGCCTACAAAGCCGCAACAATTGCAACAGTGTTTGTGCTTTTGCTGGTTAGCCTCGAAATTTTTCTATTGGATTTTAATTTAATCCTCAACAACCTGGTGGATACCTATTCGCCAAAGATCATTTATTCGGTATTTCTTTTATCCGAAACATTTTTAGGGTTGGTACCTCCTGAAATGTTTATTGCCTGGGCCTCGAAATTGGAGATTCCGTGGGGAGCGTTGTTTATTTTGGCAACACTATCCTATGTTGGAGGAATAATTTCCTATTTCCTGGGAACACGTTTGTTTCTAATTCCTTCGGTGAAAAACCATATCGAAAACAAAATTCAAAAACACATTGTCAATCTCCGGAAGTGGGGTGGCATCTTTGTTTTTCTGGGAGCTGTTTCGCCGGTTCCCCACTCTGTTGTAAGTCTTGCTTCGGGCCTTATCGGATACAATTTTAAAAGCTACTTACTGTGGTCGCTTTTCCGCTACATGCGTTTTATAATTTATGCACTTGTAATTTTCGGGATTTTTTAA
- a CDS encoding response regulator — MGMTTGYKKIIFIDDDTEMVRNYNSILEQKKLSDYLIHFENAKKGIEYLKQIKNKEDLPDYILLDLYMPVMDGFKFLQYFNELKKLKKSIEVFVCSSSQKQDDRNKVMKYPFVSAYLEKPVSSDFIELLIEDVVH, encoded by the coding sequence ATGGGGATGACTACAGGATATAAGAAGATTATATTCATAGATGACGATACGGAGATGGTTCGTAATTATAACTCTATTTTGGAACAAAAGAAATTATCGGATTATCTGATACATTTCGAAAACGCTAAGAAAGGTATCGAATATCTAAAACAAATAAAGAATAAAGAAGATTTACCGGATTACATCCTTTTAGACCTGTACATGCCGGTTATGGACGGATTTAAGTTTCTACAGTATTTTAACGAACTGAAAAAATTGAAAAAATCGATTGAGGTTTTTGTGTGTTCATCTTCGCAAAAGCAGGACGACCGGAATAAGGTTATGAAATATCCTTTTGTGAGTGCATACCTTGAAAAACCGGTTTCTTCCGATTTTATAGAGTTATTGATTGAGGATGTTGTTCACTAG
- a CDS encoding sigma-54 dependent transcriptional regulator: protein MKKILIIDDDTFICEILKKHLQNNKYSAEIAFNGKGALKLFKENKFDLVLCDFRLPDTSGLDLMQQLKSINQSVPVIIMTAYADVRMAVKLMKLGASDYITKPIQQEELLGLIKKLMKNQGPSAAKKSRKTVYSNGDFIIGESAKIKYVINLARKVAPTDMSVIISGETGIGKEYIARFIHENSLRKDKPFLAIDCGAIPKELANSELFGHIKGSFTGAISDKIGVFQKADGGTLFLDEIGNLSYDVQLKLLRAIQERVVVRLGDDKAKQIDIRIIAATNEDLNYEVKENNFREDLYHRLNEFKIAMPPLRERPEDIKVFMSYFIESANKELNRNITGVSPEAESVILKYPWYGNLRELKNVLKRAVLMAEGEQIDTDCFPSEILHPGISNSHTQTITAHDINTDSKLKHASSEIEKKLIIETIQEAGYNKSKAAKILNIDRKTLYNKIKLYDIKL, encoded by the coding sequence ATGAAGAAGATATTGATTATTGACGATGACACATTCATCTGCGAGATTTTAAAAAAACATCTTCAAAACAATAAGTACAGTGCCGAAATTGCCTTTAACGGAAAAGGCGCACTCAAACTTTTTAAAGAAAACAAATTCGACCTTGTTTTATGCGATTTCAGGTTGCCTGATACCAGTGGGCTCGACCTCATGCAACAACTAAAGTCGATAAATCAGTCGGTTCCGGTAATTATAATGACAGCCTACGCCGATGTTAGAATGGCTGTGAAATTAATGAAACTGGGAGCCAGCGATTACATCACAAAGCCCATTCAACAAGAGGAACTTTTGGGGCTGATAAAAAAACTGATGAAAAATCAAGGCCCTTCAGCTGCTAAAAAGAGCCGTAAAACGGTTTATTCAAACGGCGATTTTATTATTGGCGAAAGCGCGAAAATAAAGTATGTAATTAACCTTGCGCGTAAGGTGGCTCCAACCGATATGTCGGTAATTATTTCGGGCGAAACCGGAATTGGGAAAGAATATATTGCCCGTTTTATACACGAAAACAGCCTGCGAAAAGACAAGCCGTTTCTGGCAATCGATTGTGGTGCCATTCCGAAAGAACTGGCCAACAGCGAACTTTTCGGGCACATAAAAGGCTCATTCACTGGTGCAATTTCCGACAAAATTGGAGTGTTTCAAAAAGCCGATGGCGGCACACTTTTTCTCGATGAAATCGGAAACCTGAGTTACGATGTTCAGCTAAAGTTGTTGCGGGCCATTCAGGAACGGGTAGTTGTGCGTTTAGGAGATGACAAAGCCAAACAAATTGACATACGTATTATTGCGGCTACCAACGAGGATTTAAATTATGAAGTGAAAGAAAATAATTTCAGAGAAGATCTGTATCACCGCCTCAACGAATTTAAAATTGCAATGCCGCCATTGCGCGAGCGCCCCGAGGATATTAAAGTGTTTATGAGCTATTTTATCGAAAGTGCCAACAAAGAGCTTAACCGGAATATTACCGGAGTTAGTCCCGAGGCCGAATCCGTTATCTTAAAATATCCGTGGTACGGTAACCTTCGCGAACTTAAAAATGTGCTAAAGAGAGCTGTGTTAATGGCTGAAGGAGAACAAATTGACACCGACTGCTTTCCCTCCGAAATTCTGCACCCCGGCATCAGCAACAGCCACACTCAAACCATTACGGCACACGACATTAACACCGATTCAAAATTAAAACATGCTTCTTCCGAAATTGAAAAAAAGCTGATAATTGAAACCATTCAGGAAGCCGGTTACAATAAATCGAAGGCGGCAAAAATTCTGAATATCGACCGCAAAACACTCTACAACAAAATTAAATTGTACGATATAAAACTATAG
- a CDS encoding ATP-binding protein — protein sequence MPENSNNFRLSLNSLSKTINSLLNKKELNEENLVQIEQWLSFHLNKIRIRKLEDVSIVGEKETDERTKKDGVFIINTAAEIILSPGFQNYHNDYTESPERLNLADLVEESTLNEFNSAFLEALSEKKNTKAEVLLKTGINRQRECVLEFDMLASNTDNNRVIVYYSFKDLQHVHLADFQSIVLNNLPGMDVFLFDTEYRYILAGGKEKEKYNLTNSSFIGKTLFDVYTKQDQRRYFPFYNKAINGEFTEGEVRYKKDVYYIAAAPVKDIEGNTLAGILISQNVTKDKILEEKLIKSKEEAQRANKAKSIFLANMSHEIRTPLNSIIGFTDQLKKTKLDKQQQKFISLINHSSEHLLYLVNEIVFLFKLGMNKVYIEKTSFSIKELLNELADVYTKQAAEKNLEFKISTDKAIPDFVKGDPFRLRQILMNLLVNAFKYTERGQVKLSTEVARKTKKVVELVFEVSDTGIGIEEKDLPYIFDVFEQGNKRTEKIRGGAGLGLGICKKLVTLFKGDITVTSNKNEGSTFRVNIPLELSDAEPEKEKEKSYNLDDSLLRGKKILLADDDKHNRMLSELVLKGWHTDFMLVVDGEEALNALKTKQFDLVLLDIHMPRKNGVDVVKKVRANNELNADTPFVALTANALKTDINSYLKVGFNDYVIKPFYEIELYNKICNILQIENNDKQSPATIETTFEEPVVDDTFNVHDLEKTAAGDKKFFNTMIDNFTENAETLLAEFKVGLENEDWKIIGEKAHKAIPSFKFFKLNGTANVLSKIEDLALRDAQFAALPKTVSKVSGQIEEIVKQAQAAKK from the coding sequence ATGCCCGAGAACTCAAATAATTTTAGACTTTCCCTTAATTCACTTTCAAAAACAATTAACAGTTTACTGAATAAAAAGGAACTGAACGAAGAAAATCTGGTTCAGATAGAACAGTGGCTGTCATTTCATCTCAATAAAATACGAATAAGAAAACTCGAGGATGTTTCCATCGTTGGAGAAAAGGAAACAGATGAACGCACAAAAAAAGATGGCGTTTTTATTATAAATACCGCCGCAGAGATTATTCTCTCCCCCGGGTTCCAGAATTATCATAACGACTATACTGAAAGTCCGGAAAGGCTAAATCTCGCCGATCTGGTTGAAGAAAGTACGCTAAACGAATTTAATTCAGCATTTCTTGAGGCCTTGAGCGAGAAGAAAAATACTAAAGCCGAAGTGCTGCTTAAAACGGGTATAAACCGGCAGCGGGAATGTGTTCTTGAATTTGATATGCTGGCCAGTAATACCGATAATAACCGGGTTATTGTTTACTATTCGTTCAAGGACCTTCAGCACGTGCACCTGGCTGATTTCCAATCCATCGTTTTAAACAACCTCCCGGGGATGGATGTATTTCTGTTCGACACGGAATACCGCTATATTCTCGCTGGTGGAAAGGAAAAAGAAAAGTATAATTTAACAAACTCCAGCTTTATAGGGAAAACACTTTTCGACGTGTATACAAAACAAGATCAGCGTCGTTATTTTCCATTTTATAACAAAGCGATAAACGGAGAATTTACCGAAGGAGAAGTTCGTTATAAAAAAGACGTGTATTACATTGCTGCGGCTCCGGTAAAAGACATTGAGGGAAATACGCTGGCCGGAATTCTTATTTCACAGAATGTTACAAAAGATAAGATACTGGAAGAAAAACTTATAAAAAGTAAAGAGGAAGCGCAGCGAGCCAATAAGGCAAAATCAATATTCCTGGCCAATATGAGCCACGAAATTCGGACACCGCTTAATTCAATTATAGGATTCACCGACCAGCTAAAGAAAACAAAACTGGATAAGCAGCAGCAGAAATTTATTTCGCTAATCAATCATTCATCCGAACATTTGCTTTACCTGGTGAACGAAATTGTATTCCTTTTTAAGCTGGGAATGAATAAAGTTTACATTGAAAAAACAAGCTTTTCGATAAAAGAATTACTCAACGAGCTGGCAGATGTATACACAAAACAAGCTGCTGAGAAAAACCTGGAATTCAAAATATCGACCGACAAGGCTATCCCCGATTTTGTAAAAGGAGATCCTTTTCGCTTACGACAGATATTGATGAATTTACTTGTCAACGCCTTTAAATACACCGAAAGAGGACAGGTAAAATTAAGCACTGAGGTTGCCCGAAAAACAAAAAAAGTGGTTGAACTGGTTTTCGAGGTAAGTGATACGGGTATTGGAATTGAGGAAAAAGACCTGCCTTATATTTTTGATGTATTTGAGCAGGGAAACAAACGAACAGAAAAGATTCGTGGCGGCGCCGGACTGGGTTTGGGAATATGCAAAAAGCTCGTTACTCTTTTTAAAGGCGACATTACCGTTACCAGTAATAAGAACGAAGGCAGTACTTTCAGGGTAAACATTCCGTTGGAATTATCCGATGCGGAACCTGAGAAAGAAAAAGAAAAATCGTACAATCTTGATGACAGTCTTTTACGTGGTAAAAAAATTCTTTTGGCCGACGACGATAAACACAACCGCATGCTATCCGAATTGGTTTTAAAAGGCTGGCATACCGATTTCATGCTGGTAGTAGACGGAGAGGAAGCCTTAAATGCACTCAAAACTAAACAGTTCGATCTGGTGTTGCTCGACATACATATGCCACGAAAAAATGGTGTTGATGTGGTAAAAAAAGTACGTGCAAATAACGAATTGAATGCGGATACTCCATTTGTGGCATTAACCGCAAACGCGCTAAAAACCGATATTAACAGCTATCTGAAAGTTGGGTTTAACGATTATGTTATTAAACCTTTCTACGAAATTGAATTATACAATAAAATTTGTAATATTTTGCAGATAGAGAACAACGATAAACAAAGCCCGGCAACCATTGAAACAACGTTTGAAGAACCGGTAGTCGACGACACATTTAATGTACACGACCTGGAAAAAACAGCTGCAGGCGACAAAAAGTTTTTTAATACGATGATCGACAATTTTACCGAAAATGCAGAAACATTGCTCGCGGAGTTTAAAGTTGGATTGGAAAATGAAGACTGGAAAATAATTGGCGAAAAAGCACACAAAGCCATTCCGTCGTTCAAATTTTTTAAACTAAACGGCACGGCAAACGTACTTTCAAAAATAGAAGACCTGGCGTTAAGAGATGCGCAATTTGCGGCACTGCCTAAGACGGTAAGCAAGGTTTCGGGGCAAATAGAAGAAATAGTAAAACAAGCACAAGCAGCTAAAAAATAG
- a CDS encoding YtxH domain-containing protein has translation MSKATNVLMGFIAGAAAGTLTGILVAPDKGVKTRKKLNKQIKRTTQDVSETIGDKVDEIKEKLNDVVSEMRSKAEEAEEKIKEKVNSKAKSAKDAAAN, from the coding sequence ATGAGTAAAGCAACAAACGTATTAATGGGATTTATTGCCGGTGCAGCAGCAGGAACTTTAACAGGAATTCTGGTAGCTCCCGACAAAGGTGTGAAAACACGTAAAAAATTAAACAAACAGATTAAAAGAACTACGCAAGATGTTTCAGAAACTATTGGAGACAAAGTAGACGAAATTAAAGAAAAGCTGAACGATGTTGTTTCAGAAATGCGCTCAAAAGCAGAAGAAGCGGAAGAAAAAATTAAAGAAAAAGTGAATTCGAAGGCTAAATCAGCCAAAGATGCAGCCGCGAACTAA
- a CDS encoding transglycosylase, translating into MKALGTILLLIGLAGTIFFGIEAVNNSETFSFLGLDVALSSANWTPVIISGAVVILGIVFLSVKKKKLA; encoded by the coding sequence ATGAAAGCATTAGGAACGATTTTACTCTTAATAGGATTAGCCGGAACGATATTTTTTGGAATAGAGGCTGTAAATAACTCAGAAACATTTAGCTTTTTAGGTTTGGATGTAGCCTTAAGTAGTGCCAACTGGACACCCGTTATTATAAGTGGTGCTGTAGTGATTTTAGGCATTGTTTTTCTTTCGGTGAAAAAGAAGAAACTGGCATAG